Proteins encoded by one window of Magnolia sinica isolate HGM2019 unplaced genomic scaffold, MsV1 ctg136, whole genome shotgun sequence:
- the LOC131236051 gene encoding UDP-glycosyltransferase 75C1-like — protein MAESHILLLTFPAQGHINPALQFAKRLVRTGTHVTFATSVHAHRRMVKSTPLDGLSYASFSDGYDDGIKPTDDRHEFMAQFKEVGCRSVRDLISNLADDGRPVTCVVYTLLLPWAADVARIMGIPSVLLWIQPAAVLAIYYHYFHGYDNLIESSNKDPSSSIELPGLPLLSIKDLPSFFVSTTTSDIPSALPIFEELFHQLEKESCPKVLVNTFDALEGDTMRAVDKLDMVGVGPLIPSAFLDGKETSDTAVGGDLFQKSRDYVEWLDSKPDSSVVYVSFGSISVASEHQMEEILSGLVESCRSFLWIIRPAENSVETETNTEFWKKVRAVEERKQGLVVPWCSQVEVLSHRSVGCFVSHCGWNSTSESLAVGVRMVGFPQWTDQPTNIKMVESVWKTGVRVRASGDGILEGGELKRCLELVMGGEEGEEMKKNSLRWRDLAREAAAEGGSSDKNIRAFVEEMADIKP, from the coding sequence ATGGCTGAATCTCACATCCTTCTCCTAACTTTCCCGGCCCAAGGACATATCAACCCCGCCCTCCAATTCGCCAAGCGCCTCGTCCGAACAGGTACCCACGTCACCTTCGCCACCAGCGTCCACGCCCACCGGCGCATGGTAAAATCCACTCCTCTTGACGGGCTATCCTATGCCTCATTCTCGGACGGCTACGATGACGGCATCAAGCCCACAGACGACCGGCATGAGTTCATGGCGCAGTTTAAGGAGGTGGGATGTCGGTCCGTCCGCGACCTCATCAGCAACCTCGCTGACGATGGCCGCCCAGTCACGTGCGTGGTCTACACCCTCCTCCTCCCATGGGCTGCTGACGTGGCTCGTATCATGGGCATTCCGTCAGTACTACTTTGGATACAGCCCGCAGCCGTCCTGGCCATTTACTACCATTACTTCCATGGATACGATAATCTCATAGAAAGCAGCAACAAAGACCCTTCTTCTTCAATAGAATTACCCGGTTTGCCACTTCTCTCTATAAAAGACTTACCTTCGTTTTTCGTCTCTACAACTACAAGCGACATCCCTTCCGCACTTCCTATATTCGAAGAACTCTTCCACCAACTTGAGAAAGAATCTTGCCCGAAAGTGCTCGTGAACACTTTCGATGCATTGGAAGGCGACACCATGAGAGCAGTGGATAAGCTGGACATGGTCGGGGTCGGACCGTTGATCCCATCGGCTTTCTTGGATGGAAAGGAGACATCGGATACTGCTGTTGGTGGCGACTTGTTCCAGAAATCAAGAGACTACGTCGAATGGCTGGATTCTAAGCCCGATTCTTCAGTAGTCTACGTATCCTTCGGTAGCATTTCGGTGGCATCGGAACATCAGATGGAGGAAATTTTGAGTGGGTTAGTAGAAAGCTGTCGATCTTTCTTGTGGATCATCAGGCCAGCTGAGAACAGTGTCGAAACCGAAACTAATACCGAGTTCTGGAAGAAGGTGAGAGCGGTGGAGGAAAGGAAACAAGGGTTGGTAGTGCCATGGTGTTCGCAGGTGGAGGTTCTGTCACACCGTTCGGTTGGGTGCTTTGTGTCGCATTGCGGCTGGAACTCGACGTCGGAAAGCTTGGCTGTGGGCGTTCGGATGGTGGGTTTTCCTCAGTGGACGGACCAACCAACGAATATAAAGATGGTGGAGAGTGTTTGGAAGACGGGCGTGCGGGTCAGAGCTAGTGGAGATGGGATTTTGGAAGGTGGAGAGCTGAAGAGGTGTTTGGAATTGGTGATGGGAGGAGAGGAAGGAGAGGAGATGAAGAAGAATTCTTTGAGGTGGAGGGATTTGGCGAGGGAGGCTGCTGCGGAAGGTGGTTCTTCGGATAAGAATATCCGAGCATTTGTGGAAGAAATGGCAGATATAAAACCCTAA
- the LOC131236050 gene encoding crocetin glucosyltransferase, chloroplastic-like has product MAHFLLLSFPAQGHINPTVQLAKRLTRTGAHVTFATTVYAHRRMIKSTSQDGLSYASFSDGYDDGMKPTDSLKDYMLQLKDVGPRSVSDLIHTLADEGCPVTCVIYILLPWAADVASTLHIPSVLLWMQPAAVLAIYYHYFHGCDNLITSCKKDATSSIELPGLPLLSVHTSLHFLAFEQINLPSFISMKNSSKPKVLVNTINALEGDAMKAVDKLDTIAIGPLIPSAFLDERETSDKAVAADLLPENQMVEILNGLVESGRPFLWVIRPAENGAETDTDTEFWKNLIATEEIKQGLVVQWYSQVEVLSHPSVGCFMSHCGWNSVSESLTLGVPMVGFPQWADQPTNIKMVESVWKAGVRARVNEDGVLEGGEVKRSLDLVMGGDEGEEMKKNAMKWRDLAMEAGSENGSLNKNIRAFVEEMTARRP; this is encoded by the exons ATGGCTCACTTCCTCCTCCTATCCTTCCCAGCCCAAGGCCACATCAATCCCACCGTCCAATTAGCCAAGCGCCTCACCCGCACTGGGGCCCACGTCACCTTCGCCACCACCGTCTACGCCCACCGGCGCATGATAAAATCCACCTCCCAGGACGGGCTATCCTACGCTTCCTTCTCGGATGGCTACGATGACGGCATGAAGCCCACCGACAGCCTCAAGGACTACATGTTGCAGTTGAAGGACGTGGGCCCACGGTCCGTTTCTGACCTCATCCACACCCTCGCTGATGAGGGTTGCCCCGTCACGTGCGTAATCTACATCCTCCTCCCATGGGCTGCTGACGTGGCAAGCACCCTACACATCCCATCCGTACTCCTCTGGATGCAGCCCGCAGCGGTCCTAGCCATTTACTACCATTACTTCCACGGCTGCGATAATCTCATAACCAGCTGCAAAAAAGACGCTACTTCTTCGATAGAATTACCAGGCTTGCCACTCCTCTCCGTACATACCtcccttcattttttggctttcgAACAAATCAACCTCCCGTCCTTCATATCCATGAAGAACTCTTCCAAACCAAAG GTGCTCGTGAACACCATCAATGCATTAGAAGGCGACGCTATGAAAGCCGTCGATAAGCTGGACACGATTGCGATCGGGCCGTTGATCCCGTCAGCTTTCTTGGATGAGAGGGAGACCTCAGACAAAGCCGTTGCCGCTGACTT ACTACCAGAAAATCAAATGGTGGAGATTTTAAATGGGTTAGTAGAAAGTGGCCGTCCTTTCTTATGGGTCATTAGACCAGCTGAGAATGGGGCCGAAACCGATACTGATACTGAGTTCTGGAAGAATCTGATTGCGACGGAGGAAATAAAACAAGGGTTGGTGGTGCAATGGTATTCGCAGGTGGAGGTTCTGTCGCACCCTTCAGTTGGGTGCTTCATGTCGCATTGTGGGTGGAATTCAGTGTCGGAGAGCTTGACTCTCGGCGTTCCAATGGTGGGATTTCCACAGTGGGCAGACCAGCCGACAAATATAAAGATGGTGGAGAGTGTTTGGAAGGCGGGTGTGCGGGCGAGGGTTAACGAGGATGGGGTTTTGGAAGGTGGGGAGGTGAAGAGGAGCTTGGATCTCGTGATGggaggagatgaaggagaggagATGAAGAAGAATGCTATGAAGTGGAGGGATCTAGCAATGGAGGCTGGTAGCGAAAATGGTTCTTTGAATAAGAATATCCGAGCATTTGTGGAGGAAATGACAGCCAGAAGACCATAG